One window of the Rhizorhabdus dicambivorans genome contains the following:
- a CDS encoding c-type cytochrome yields MTGIRSHRYMAPLLGLLAIALLASAPARADRLVREGHKLAVKRCGACHATEKTGKSPLAAAPPFRSLGYGYPVETLDEALAEGITVGHPDMPSDPWKPEDIERFIAYLKHIGPKPAKAR; encoded by the coding sequence ATGACTGGCATCCGTTCGCACCGATATATGGCCCCCCTACTCGGTCTGCTGGCCATCGCCCTGCTTGCATCGGCCCCGGCCCGAGCCGACCGGCTGGTACGGGAAGGGCATAAGCTGGCGGTGAAGCGCTGTGGGGCCTGCCACGCCACCGAGAAGACCGGCAAGAGCCCCCTCGCCGCGGCTCCGCCCTTCCGTTCGCTGGGCTATGGCTATCCGGTGGAAACCCTGGACGAGGCGCTCGCCGAAGGGATCACCGTGGGGCATCCCGACATGCCCTCCGACCCGTGGAAGCCCGAGGATATCGAGCGCTTCATCGCCTATCTGAAGCATATCGGACCCAAGCCCGCCAAGGCGCGCTGA
- a CDS encoding VOC family protein — translation MPARLNYVELPVGDTAGSKAFFEAAFGWSLTGFGPDYAATTGAGAGGTADIGLNGHLEDATACPLAVIETDDLEATLASVEKAGGIVTRPIFAFPGGRRFHFREPSGNELAVYVNEAD, via the coding sequence ATGCCCGCACGTCTCAATTATGTCGAACTGCCGGTCGGCGACACCGCCGGCAGCAAGGCGTTCTTCGAAGCGGCCTTCGGATGGTCGCTGACCGGCTTCGGTCCCGATTATGCCGCGACGACGGGCGCGGGGGCGGGCGGCACCGCCGATATCGGCCTCAACGGCCATCTCGAGGACGCCACCGCCTGTCCGCTCGCGGTGATCGAGACCGACGATCTCGAAGCCACGCTCGCTTCGGTCGAGAAGGCGGGCGGCATCGTCACCCGGCCGATCTTCGCCTTCCCCGGCGGCCGCCGCTTCCACTTCCGCGAGCCTTCGGGTAACGAATTGGCGGTCTACGTGAACGAGGCGGACTGA
- the recA gene encoding recombinase RecA has translation MSAQLKLIAEREAVNTDRQKALDAALAQIDRAFGKGSAMKLGSREAMQVEAVSTGSLGLDIALGIGGLPKGRIVEIFGPESSGKTTLALHAIAEAQKAGGTAAFIDAEHALDPVYAKKLGVDIDELIVSQPDTGEQALEIADTLVRSNAIDVLVIDSVAALVPRAEIEGEMGDSHVGLQARLMSQALRKITGSISRSKCLVIFINQIRMKIGVMYGSPETTTGGNALKFYASVRLDIRRTGAIKDRDEVVGNATRVKVVKNKVAPPFKQVEFDIMYGEGVSKVGELIDLGVKAGFVEKSGAWFSYDSIRIGQGRENAKTYLRENPELAAKLEAAIRGKSDDVGDAMMAGPSEDDDL, from the coding sequence ATGTCGGCACAATTGAAGCTCATCGCCGAAAGGGAAGCAGTGAACACGGACAGGCAGAAAGCCCTCGATGCCGCGCTGGCGCAGATCGACCGCGCCTTCGGCAAGGGCTCGGCGATGAAGCTCGGCAGCCGCGAGGCGATGCAGGTGGAGGCGGTGTCGACCGGCTCGCTCGGCCTCGATATCGCGCTCGGCATCGGCGGCCTGCCCAAGGGCCGCATCGTCGAGATCTTCGGTCCGGAAAGCTCGGGCAAGACCACGCTGGCGCTCCATGCGATCGCCGAGGCACAGAAGGCGGGCGGCACCGCAGCCTTCATCGATGCCGAGCATGCGCTCGACCCGGTCTATGCCAAGAAGCTGGGCGTCGACATCGACGAGCTGATCGTCTCGCAGCCCGATACGGGCGAGCAGGCGCTGGAGATCGCCGACACGCTGGTTCGCTCGAACGCGATCGACGTGCTGGTGATTGATTCGGTCGCGGCCCTGGTCCCCCGGGCCGAGATCGAGGGTGAGATGGGCGACAGCCATGTCGGCCTTCAGGCCCGTCTGATGAGCCAGGCGCTGCGGAAGATCACCGGCTCGATCAGCCGGTCCAAGTGCCTCGTCATCTTCATCAACCAGATCCGCATGAAGATCGGCGTGATGTACGGCTCGCCCGAGACGACCACGGGCGGCAACGCACTCAAATTCTACGCCTCGGTCCGTCTCGACATCCGCCGCACCGGCGCGATCAAGGACCGCGACGAGGTGGTCGGCAACGCGACCCGGGTGAAGGTGGTCAAGAACAAGGTCGCTCCGCCGTTCAAGCAGGTCGAGTTCGACATCATGTATGGCGAGGGTGTGTCCAAGGTCGGCGAGCTGATCGACCTCGGCGTCAAGGCCGGCTTCGTCGAGAAGTCGGGTGCCTGGTTCAGCTATGATTCGATCCGCATCGGCCAGGGCCGCGAGAACGCCAAGACCTATCTGCGCGAGAATCCCGAGCTCGCGGCGAAGCTGGAAGCCGCGATCCGCGGCAAGTCCGACGATGTCGGCGACGCGATGATGGCCGGCCCGTCCGAGGACGACGATCTCTGA
- a CDS encoding glutathione S-transferase family protein, which produces MAIIVHHLENSRSQRILWMLEELGLPYEVKRYARDKKTMLAPPELKAVHPLGKSPILEHDGRIIAETATILEYLVAVSHGRLGPPEDAAGALRWRYFLDYAEGSLMPPLLLSLVIGKMGPFGWPARGFVTRFAMTHVDYVESELSQRPWFAGAEFSAADIIMSFPLEAARQRLRLDGKRPTITDWLDRIHARPAYQAALEKGGPYAYA; this is translated from the coding sequence TTGGCCATTATCGTCCATCATCTCGAAAACTCCCGCTCGCAGCGCATCCTCTGGATGCTCGAGGAACTCGGCCTCCCCTATGAGGTGAAGCGCTACGCGCGCGACAAAAAGACCATGCTCGCCCCACCCGAGCTCAAGGCGGTCCATCCGCTCGGCAAGTCGCCGATCCTCGAACATGACGGCCGCATCATCGCCGAGACCGCGACGATCCTCGAATATCTGGTCGCCGTCTCCCACGGCAGGCTCGGGCCGCCCGAGGATGCCGCTGGCGCGCTGCGCTGGCGCTATTTCCTCGACTATGCCGAGGGATCGCTGATGCCGCCGCTGCTGCTGTCGCTGGTGATCGGCAAGATGGGCCCGTTCGGATGGCCTGCGAGGGGCTTCGTCACCAGATTCGCGATGACCCATGTCGACTATGTCGAAAGCGAGCTCAGCCAGCGCCCCTGGTTCGCCGGTGCCGAGTTCAGCGCCGCCGACATCATCATGAGCTTTCCGCTCGAAGCCGCCCGCCAGCGCCTCAGGCTCGACGGCAAACGCCCGACCATCACCGACTGGCTCGACCGCATCCACGCAAGGCCCGCTTACCAGGCCGCGCTGGAGAAGGGCGGGCCCTACGCCTATGCCTGA